A region from the Vicia villosa cultivar HV-30 ecotype Madison, WI linkage group LG3, Vvil1.0, whole genome shotgun sequence genome encodes:
- the LOC131654851 gene encoding protein EXPRESSION OF TERPENOIDS 1-like: MSRFFSLGQKQYTSSSNEEILEIWQQQSLKNYSVFGVAPKTCSFDECGGKFTMMMRRNGGTNCQDCGNQAKKDCTHLRCRTCCKSRGFQCQTHVKSTWVPASKRRERQQHLSMLQQHQPFRRRDHGESYKYKRHMDNQDGVGSSLPCPQPPNPTTGFELGQFPAEVSSASVTFRCVRVSSLDGPDEQCAYQTAVSIGGHVFKGVLYDQGPSPSSLYTSSTIAPMEGSSGGGHHQPQQLDFLTTATASVTTTTGISFDPSLYSAPLHAFMAGTQFFHPQHPN, translated from the exons ATGTCTAGGTTTTTTTCTCTAGGTCAAAAACAATATACCAGCAGTAGTAACGAAGAGATCTTAGAGATATGGCAACAACAAAGCTTGAAGAACTACAGTGTGTTTGGAGTGGCTCCTAAAACCTGTTCATTTGATGAGTGTGGAGGAAAATTCACGATGATGATGAGACGGAACGGAGGAACGAATTGTCAAGACTGTGGGAATCAAGCGAAGAAAGACTGTACACATCTAAGATGTAGAACTTGTTGTAAGAGTCGAGGGTTTCAGTGTCAAACTCATGTGAAGAGTACTTGGGTTCCAGCTTCTAAACGCCGTGAACGACAGCAACATCTATCTATGTTGCAACAGCACCAACCGTTTCGTCGAAGAGATCATGGAGAGAGCTATAAGTATAAACGACATATGGATAATCAAGATGGTGTAGGTTCTTCTCTTCCATGTCCTCAACCACCTAACCCTACCACAG GGTTTGAGTTGGGACAGTTTCCAGCTGAAGTGAGTTCTGCATCAGTAACGTTTCGGTGTGTGAGAGTGAGTTCATTGGACGGTCCAGATGAGCAGTGTGCGTATCAAACGGCTGTGAGCATAGGAGGACATGTTTTCAAAGGAGTTCTCTATGATCAAGGTCCTTCTCCTTCAAGTCTTTACACCAGTAGTACTATTGCACCTATGGAAGGTTCTTCAGGTGGAGGTCATCATCAACCTCAACAACTTGATTTCTTAACAACTGCAACCGCATCTGTGACCACAACAACTGGTATCTCGTTTGATCCTTCACTTTACTCGGCTCCGCTACATGCTTTCATGGCCGGTACACAATTTTTCCATCCCCAACATCCTAATTAA